One Myotis daubentonii chromosome 12, mMyoDau2.1, whole genome shotgun sequence genomic region harbors:
- the C12H2orf68 gene encoding UPF0561 protein C2orf68 homolog isoform X2: protein MEAAPDPGPRLCCKPGGRLDMSHGFVHHIRRNQLARDDYDKKVKQAAKEKARRRHTPAPARPRKPDLQVYLPRRRDGSAHPSNPDCEESRESSSSGGSEPEPSGRQLFCLEYEADSGEVTSVIVYQDDDPGRVSEEVSAHTPLDPPMQEALKLRIKEEIAKRQSRD from the exons ATGGAAGCGGCGCCGGACCCCGGGCCGCGTCTCTGCTGCAAGCCCGGCGGGCGGCTGGACATGAGCCACGGCTTCGTGCACCACATCCGCCGGAATCAGCTCGCCCG GGATGACTACGACAAGAAGGTGAAGCAGGCGGCCAAGGAGAAGGCGAGGAGGCGGCACACGCCCGCGCCCGCGCGGCCCCGCAAGCCCGACCTGCAGGTGTACCTGCCGCGACGCCGAG ATGGCTCCGCCCACCCAAGCAACCCAGACTGTGAAGAGTCCCGGGAAAGCAGCAGTAGCGGCGGCTCCGAGCCAGAGCCTTCTGGCCGGCAGCTCTTCTGCCTAGAATATGAGGCGGACAGCGGCGAGGTCACATCTGTTATCGTGTATCAG GACGATGATCCAGGAAGGGTGAGCGAGGAGGTGTCGGCACACACGCCTCTGGATCCACCCATGCAAGAGGCCCTCAAGTTGCGCATCAAGGAGGAGATTGCAAAGCGCCAGAGCCGAGACTGA
- the C12H2orf68 gene encoding UPF0561 protein C2orf68 homolog isoform X1, with protein sequence MEAAPDPGPRLCCKPGGRLDMSHGFVHHIRRNQLARDDYDKKVKQAAKEKARRRHTPAPARPRKPDLQVYLPRRRGEAARRARALLGSGPSASTRPLLSGKTHTTPFPRLGSSRPLPEPPPRRSPDSAQCCFLENREGGRPPLRISVAGPSGEPAGSCGPVCPPHCLPASPLPHRERLSQPRATGTEWWPEAQTQPKALSPDSLRSRQHRNSPHTAPDLLSIKAL encoded by the exons ATGGAAGCGGCGCCGGACCCCGGGCCGCGTCTCTGCTGCAAGCCCGGCGGGCGGCTGGACATGAGCCACGGCTTCGTGCACCACATCCGCCGGAATCAGCTCGCCCG GGATGACTACGACAAGAAGGTGAAGCAGGCGGCCAAGGAGAAGGCGAGGAGGCGGCACACGCCCGCGCCCGCGCGGCCCCGCAAGCCCGACCTGCAGGTGTACCTGCCGCGACGCCGAGGTGAGGCCGCCCGCCGCGCCCGCGCGCTCCTCGGCTCCGGGCCCTCTGCCTCGACGCGCCCCCTTCTCTCCggaaaaacacacaccacccCTTTCCCAAGGCTCGGCTCATCGCGGCCCCTCCCGGAACCTCCGCCTCGACGCTCCCCGGACTCCGCTCAGTGCTGCTTCCTGGAGAACAGGGAGGGTGGACGGCCCCCGTTACGCATCAGTGTTGCGGGGCCTAGCGGGGAGCCCGCAGGAAGCTGTGGGCCAGTGTGCCCACCGCACTGTCTGCCCGCATCCCCACTGCCTCACAGGGAAAGGCTCAGCCAGCCGCGGGCGACCGGGACAGAATGGTGGCCTGAAGCCCAAACCCAGCCAAAGGCACTTTCCCCAGATTCCCTGAGATCTAGGCAGCATCGCAATAGCCCACATACGGCGCCAGATTTGTTGAGCATTAAAGCGTTGTGA